In Anas platyrhynchos isolate ZD024472 breed Pekin duck chromosome 24, IASCAAS_PekinDuck_T2T, whole genome shotgun sequence, the following are encoded in one genomic region:
- the SH3BGRL3 gene encoding SH3 domain-binding glutamic acid-rich-like protein 3 — MSTLKVYSTSVTGSREIKSQQSEVTRILDGKNIKYELVDISQDNALREEMRAKAGNPKAIPPQIVNGDHYCGDYELFVEAVEQNTLQEFLKLA, encoded by the exons ATGAGCACCCTCAAGGTCTACAGCACCTCGGTCACCGGCTCCCGGGAG ATCAAATCCCAACAGAGCGAAGTGACCAGAATCCTCGATGGGAAAAACATCAAGTACGAGCTGGTGGATATCTCCCAGGACAACGCTCTGCGGGAGGAGATGAGGGCAAAGGCAGGCAACCCCAAAGCCATCCCGCCCCAGATCGTCAACGGAGACCACTACTGCGGG GATTACGAGCTCTTTGTGGAAGCGGTGGAACAAAACACCCTGCAGGAATTCCTGAAGCTGGCCTGA